A DNA window from Actinomadura coerulea contains the following coding sequences:
- a CDS encoding carbohydrate ABC transporter permease: MRDPKTGERGAAASTAPRPSLLRRTGRALAPLPWLAPSLALIATVVLWPVIEMVRTSLQKISSSGVTLGYRGGGNYTDLFGEDDLVPVVLRTLLWVAGVVVITMVLSLALGQLLNARFPGRRVVRWAVIVPWAASVLMTALIWKWMLDNYSGLVNRVLLDLHVIDEPVNWLAHPGQAMLWMMWVAVFVSLPFTSFVILAGLQTIPADVYEAARVDGAGSVRTYFAITLPLLRPAVLIASIINVINVFNSFPIIWAMTGGGPGSKTDTTTTFMYKLAFYDQNVGESGAMAVVNFALILVMVLLYLRAARWREEVR, translated from the coding sequence GTGCGGGATCCGAAGACCGGAGAGCGGGGGGCCGCCGCCTCGACGGCCCCCCGCCCCTCCCTCCTCCGGCGGACCGGGCGCGCCCTCGCGCCGCTGCCGTGGCTCGCCCCGTCCCTCGCGCTCATCGCGACCGTGGTGTTGTGGCCCGTCATCGAGATGGTCCGCACCTCGCTGCAGAAGATCAGCTCGTCCGGCGTCACGCTCGGCTACCGGGGCGGCGGCAACTACACCGACCTGTTCGGTGAGGACGACCTCGTCCCGGTCGTGCTGCGGACGCTGCTGTGGGTCGCCGGCGTCGTCGTCATCACGATGGTGCTCTCGCTCGCGCTCGGCCAGCTGCTGAACGCGCGCTTCCCCGGCCGCCGCGTCGTGCGCTGGGCCGTCATCGTCCCGTGGGCGGCGTCGGTGCTGATGACGGCGCTGATCTGGAAGTGGATGCTGGACAACTACTCCGGCCTGGTCAACCGCGTGCTGCTCGACCTGCACGTGATCGACGAGCCGGTGAACTGGCTGGCCCACCCGGGGCAGGCGATGCTGTGGATGATGTGGGTGGCGGTGTTCGTGTCGCTGCCGTTCACCTCGTTCGTCATCCTCGCCGGGCTCCAGACGATCCCCGCCGACGTGTACGAGGCGGCCCGCGTCGACGGCGCCGGGTCCGTGCGCACCTACTTCGCCATCACGCTGCCGCTGCTGCGCCCCGCCGTGCTCATCGCGTCGATCATCAACGTGATCAACGTCTTCAACTCGTTCCCGATCATCTGGGCGATGACGGGCGGCGGCCCCGGCAGCAAGACCGACACCACCACCACGTTCATGTACAAACTCGCGTTCTACGACCAGAACGTCGGCGAGTCCGGCGCGATGGCGGTCGTGAACTTCGCCCTGATCCTCGTCATGGTGCTGCTCTACCTGCGCGCGGCACGCTGGCGGGAGGAGGTCCGATGA
- a CDS encoding carbohydrate ABC transporter permease, with protein sequence MTRRIVLTGVGWLVALAFLLPYLQMFVTALKPERELTRSPGTYLPSHWTWSNFTDVWSAAPVWTYMRVSLTVAAAATLVTLACAMPAAYYTARNRFRGRGAFLLLVLVTQMFAPTALVIGIYREMVALDLTDTLLSLILVNAAFNLPFCIWILHGYFSSIPKELEEAAFLDGAGRVRALTRVTLPISMPGVVTAIVYTFIAAWNEYIVALTVTASPDRRPLTVGIPSFVTQYQAHWQYLFATSLIAIIPVVVLFVFIERYLIGGLTAGSVK encoded by the coding sequence ATGACGCGCCGGATCGTCCTCACGGGCGTCGGCTGGCTGGTCGCCCTGGCGTTCCTGCTGCCCTACCTGCAGATGTTCGTCACCGCGCTCAAACCCGAACGCGAGCTGACCAGGTCGCCCGGCACCTACCTGCCCTCGCACTGGACGTGGTCGAACTTCACGGACGTCTGGTCGGCCGCGCCCGTCTGGACGTACATGCGGGTCTCCCTCACCGTCGCGGCGGCCGCCACCCTGGTCACGCTCGCCTGCGCGATGCCCGCCGCGTACTACACGGCCCGCAACCGCTTCCGGGGGCGCGGGGCGTTCCTGCTGCTCGTCCTGGTCACGCAGATGTTCGCGCCGACCGCGCTGGTGATCGGCATCTACCGGGAGATGGTCGCGCTCGACCTCACCGACACGCTGCTGTCGCTCATCCTCGTGAACGCGGCGTTCAACCTGCCGTTCTGCATCTGGATCCTGCACGGCTACTTCTCCAGCATCCCGAAGGAGCTGGAGGAGGCCGCGTTCCTGGACGGCGCGGGCCGCGTCCGGGCCCTCACCCGCGTGACCCTGCCCATCTCCATGCCGGGGGTGGTCACCGCGATCGTCTACACGTTCATCGCGGCATGGAACGAGTACATCGTGGCGCTGACGGTCACCGCGTCCCCTGACCGCCGCCCCCTCACCGTCGGAATCCCGTCCTTCGTGACCCAGTACCAGGCGCACTGGCAGTACCTTTTCGCCACCTCCCTGATCGCGATCATTCCGGTCGTCGTACTGTTCGTCTTCATCGAGCGCTACCTCATCGGCGGCCTGACGGCGGGATCGGTCAAATGA
- a CDS encoding ROK family protein codes for MTLIGLDVGGTTMKAALAGEEGQVLASESRPTDRNDPVGGVLDFAAHLAARAASLGSPARAAGIALLGTVDEATGTAVHSANAGWRNVPMRRLARERLGIPVAIGHDVRTGGLAEAVLGAGRGAGDFVFVAIGTGIAAALVLNGVPYPGTVGWSGEIGHVVVRPGGEPCACGNRGCVETYASAASISRRHGEGVPAEEVIARAGRGEEKARRVWSEALDCLADGLAVTTLLMDPGLVVVGGGLARAGDTLLTPLESRLADRLKFRDPPRVLRTQLDDQAAVKGATILAQRALNGG; via the coding sequence ATGACACTCATCGGTTTGGACGTGGGCGGGACCACGATGAAGGCCGCCCTGGCCGGCGAGGAGGGGCAGGTCCTGGCGAGCGAGTCGCGGCCCACCGACCGGAACGACCCGGTGGGCGGCGTCCTCGACTTCGCCGCCCATCTCGCCGCCCGCGCCGCGTCTCTGGGCTCCCCCGCCCGCGCGGCCGGCATCGCCCTGCTCGGCACCGTGGACGAGGCGACGGGCACGGCCGTCCACTCCGCCAACGCGGGCTGGCGGAACGTGCCGATGCGGCGCCTGGCGCGCGAGCGGCTCGGCATCCCCGTCGCCATCGGCCACGACGTCCGCACCGGCGGCCTGGCCGAGGCCGTGCTCGGCGCGGGCCGCGGGGCGGGCGACTTCGTCTTCGTGGCCATCGGGACCGGCATCGCCGCCGCCCTGGTCCTGAACGGCGTCCCCTACCCGGGGACGGTCGGCTGGAGCGGCGAGATCGGCCACGTCGTCGTCCGCCCCGGCGGCGAGCCCTGCGCCTGCGGGAACCGGGGGTGCGTGGAGACCTACGCCTCCGCCGCCTCCATCTCCCGCCGGCACGGCGAGGGCGTCCCGGCCGAAGAGGTGATCGCGCGGGCCGGGAGGGGCGAGGAGAAGGCGCGCCGGGTCTGGTCGGAGGCGCTCGACTGCCTGGCCGACGGCCTCGCCGTGACGACCCTGCTGATGGACCCGGGCCTGGTGGTCGTGGGCGGCGGCCTCGCCCGCGCCGGGGACACGCTCCTGACCCCCCTCGAATCGCGCCTGGCCGACCGTCTGAAGTTCCGCGACCCGCCCCGCGTACTGCGCACCCAACTGGACGACCAGGCGGCCGTGAAGGGTGCGACGATCCTCGCCCAGCGCGCCCTGAACGGCGGCTAG
- a CDS encoding sugar transferase yields MLSTQEAVRRLQDALDTPPSTRKSGPDWLRSREKREWDLRICAASRPLLMRVVVTAGTVIWLWDWNAPVFKQERIGQYGDPFIMRKWCTMKGGQVTPPGEYMRRRTLDETLNWVNVSRHEMSWTGPRPLVAKEIFHDPQAFRCERGLTMQGVLGTTRFNRWYQYGYTPFLPGLCSTFRSHDFQPGTPEYMKARAEANLEHAETATPEGDRELMTQMFARMTNLA; encoded by the coding sequence ATGCTCTCAACGCAAGAGGCCGTTCGCAGGCTGCAAGACGCACTCGATACGCCACCGTCGACAAGGAAAAGTGGCCCGGACTGGCTTCGCAGTCGGGAGAAGAGAGAATGGGACCTGCGCATCTGTGCGGCGTCCCGACCACTCCTCATGCGCGTGGTGGTCACCGCGGGAACGGTGATCTGGCTCTGGGACTGGAACGCGCCGGTCTTCAAACAGGAAAGAATCGGCCAGTACGGTGACCCTTTCATTATGCGCAAGTGGTGCACGATGAAGGGAGGCCAAGTCACCCCGCCCGGCGAGTACATGCGCAGGAGGACTCTCGACGAGACGTTGAACTGGGTCAACGTGAGTCGGCATGAAATGTCGTGGACCGGGCCGCGTCCGCTGGTGGCAAAGGAGATCTTCCATGATCCACAAGCGTTTCGGTGCGAGCGTGGCCTCACCATGCAAGGCGTCCTTGGTACCACCCGCTTCAACAGGTGGTACCAGTACGGCTACACTCCGTTCCTGCCGGGGCTGTGCAGTACTTTCAGGAGCCACGACTTCCAGCCCGGAACCCCGGAGTACATGAAAGCGCGGGCGGAAGCCAACCTTGAGCACGCGGAAACCGCGACCCCAGAGGGGGACCGCGAGCTCATGACGCAGATGTTCGCGAGGATGACCAACCTCGCGTAG
- a CDS encoding SRPBCC family protein, translating to MYSTRVSRHVKARPSDVYRALVDGDAIVKWRVPDGMTGEVHEFDGREGGAFRISLTYDAPTGAGKSSARTDTYHGRFVELVPGERVVEVFEFETGDPALQGEVTMTTTLTEVDGGTEVLVVHEGMPDTVPAADNETGTRMALDSLAELVERD from the coding sequence ATGTACTCGACGCGGGTGTCGCGGCACGTGAAGGCCCGGCCTTCGGACGTCTACCGGGCGCTCGTCGACGGGGACGCGATCGTGAAGTGGCGGGTCCCCGACGGCATGACCGGCGAGGTGCACGAGTTCGACGGCCGCGAGGGCGGCGCGTTCCGGATCTCGCTCACCTACGACGCGCCGACCGGCGCCGGCAAGTCGTCGGCGCGCACCGACACCTACCACGGGCGGTTCGTGGAACTCGTGCCCGGCGAGCGCGTGGTCGAGGTGTTCGAGTTCGAAACCGGCGATCCCGCCCTCCAGGGCGAGGTGACGATGACCACGACGCTCACCGAGGTCGACGGGGGCACCGAGGTGCTCGTCGTTCACGAGGGCATGCCCGACACCGTGCCCGCCGCCGACAACGAGACCGGCACGCGAATGGCCTTGGACAGCCTCGCCGAACTCGTCGAGCGGGACTAG
- a CDS encoding ATP-binding protein produces the protein MGRDRELDHLAGLLRDARAGRSRTVVVQGEAGIGKTALVEQVAAGAGDMRVLRGTGVESESELAFGGLHLMLHPYGDRFGELPEQQAAALRSAFGLGSGPAGDRFLIGAATLTLLSELAADRPLVCLVDDAQWLDTASLDALLFAARRLGADPISMIFTARDGARPFPDRGLEVLRLTGLDRGAAEELVAAHAPGLTVPVRERLLDEAAGNPLALIELGNALRSRPARPAGPLPVGGRVQETFRRRLAELPDATRRLLLVVAAGGTADLGIVLRAGDALGLTPADLGPAEEAGLVVLDGGEVRFRHPLIRAVTYQDAAHHRRIDVHGALAGVLRGDEHADRRAWHLAAAATGPDEGVAAELERVAHRAELRGGTAAVATAYERAARLSTEPEGKARRLVHAARASYDAGRPDQAARLAEEAEHLSAEDGVVAEATFIRAQVAYERTSPAADAELALRAAALIAGSDPEQAVAMLTEAVWAARDAGAHDLVRRGVELLGTVRLPAGSPKAPVTAGLIAYGRLADGVPGAVPRMRALFEAARGGEVEDNVELVISGFMGLLVADDRGATGLLERMAAQARTRGALGWLPYILEALAIGRVLLGDLRGADAAAAEGMSLAADIGMDTQVTALRCIVVRLESDAGRSRALAAGVLKHSDLHPTNTALASWGLGLLDLAEGNAGAALERLHAVCSGPARHDVLIRAVPDHAEAAVRAGRPELARTRLPAFESWAAATSSTALISRCRALLAAGDDAGEHYRTALDLHGDRVYDTARTRLLYGEWLRRRRRRPEAREELTAAREAFARLGAECWAERARAELEVLGDRPAARSGDADPLKRLTPQELQVVRLAAAGLSNREIGAQLYLSPRTVGHHLYKAYPKIGVSRRVELARLVSDT, from the coding sequence ATGGGGCGAGACCGCGAGCTCGACCACCTCGCCGGCCTGCTGAGGGACGCCCGCGCCGGGCGGAGCAGGACCGTGGTGGTCCAGGGCGAGGCGGGGATCGGCAAGACGGCCCTGGTCGAGCAGGTCGCGGCGGGCGCCGGGGACATGCGGGTCCTCCGCGGGACCGGTGTCGAGTCCGAGTCCGAGCTGGCGTTCGGCGGGCTGCACCTGATGCTGCACCCCTACGGCGACCGCTTCGGCGAGCTGCCCGAGCAGCAGGCGGCGGCGCTGCGGTCCGCGTTCGGCCTCGGCTCCGGCCCGGCGGGCGACCGCTTCCTGATCGGCGCGGCCACGCTCACGCTGCTGTCGGAGCTGGCCGCCGACCGCCCGCTGGTGTGCCTGGTCGACGACGCGCAGTGGCTGGACACCGCGTCGCTGGACGCCCTGCTGTTCGCCGCGCGCAGGCTCGGCGCCGACCCCATCTCCATGATCTTCACGGCGCGGGACGGCGCCCGCCCCTTCCCCGACCGCGGCCTGGAAGTGCTGCGGCTGACCGGCCTGGACCGCGGCGCCGCGGAGGAACTGGTGGCGGCGCACGCGCCCGGGCTGACCGTGCCGGTCCGCGAGCGCCTGCTGGACGAGGCGGCCGGCAACCCGCTCGCCCTCATCGAGCTGGGGAACGCCCTGCGGTCGCGGCCCGCCCGTCCCGCCGGCCCCCTGCCGGTCGGCGGCCGGGTGCAGGAGACGTTCCGGCGCCGCCTCGCCGAGCTGCCGGACGCCACCCGCCGGCTGCTCCTGGTGGTCGCCGCCGGCGGCACCGCCGACCTCGGCATCGTGCTGCGCGCCGGGGACGCGCTCGGCCTGACGCCCGCCGACCTCGGGCCCGCCGAGGAGGCCGGACTCGTGGTCCTGGACGGCGGGGAGGTGCGGTTCCGGCACCCGCTCATCCGCGCCGTCACCTACCAGGACGCGGCCCACCACCGGCGGATCGACGTCCACGGCGCCCTGGCGGGCGTCCTGCGCGGCGACGAGCACGCCGACCGGCGCGCCTGGCACCTCGCGGCGGCCGCGACCGGCCCCGACGAGGGCGTCGCCGCCGAGCTCGAACGCGTCGCGCACCGCGCCGAGCTGCGCGGCGGGACGGCCGCCGTCGCCACCGCCTACGAGCGCGCCGCGCGGCTCAGCACCGAGCCGGAGGGCAAGGCCCGGCGGCTCGTCCACGCGGCGCGGGCCTCCTACGACGCCGGCCGGCCCGACCAGGCGGCCCGCCTCGCCGAGGAGGCCGAGCACCTCAGCGCCGAGGACGGGGTCGTCGCGGAGGCCACGTTCATCCGCGCCCAGGTCGCCTACGAACGCACGTCGCCCGCCGCGGACGCCGAGCTGGCGCTGCGGGCGGCGGCGCTCATCGCCGGGAGCGACCCCGAGCAGGCGGTCGCCATGCTGACGGAGGCCGTCTGGGCCGCCCGGGACGCCGGCGCCCACGACCTCGTGCGGCGCGGCGTCGAGCTGCTCGGGACGGTGCGGCTGCCCGCCGGCTCGCCGAAGGCGCCGGTGACCGCCGGGCTGATCGCCTACGGGCGGCTCGCGGACGGCGTGCCGGGGGCCGTCCCCCGGATGCGGGCCCTCTTCGAGGCCGCGCGCGGCGGCGAGGTCGAGGACAACGTCGAACTCGTCATCAGCGGTTTCATGGGCCTGCTCGTGGCCGACGACCGCGGCGCCACCGGGCTGCTGGAGCGGATGGCCGCGCAGGCCAGGACCCGGGGCGCGCTCGGCTGGCTCCCCTACATCCTGGAGGCCCTCGCGATCGGGCGGGTGCTGCTCGGCGACCTGCGCGGCGCGGACGCGGCGGCGGCCGAGGGCATGTCGCTGGCCGCCGACATCGGCATGGACACGCAGGTCACCGCGCTGCGGTGCATCGTGGTGCGGCTGGAGTCGGACGCCGGGCGAAGCCGCGCCCTGGCGGCGGGCGTCCTCAAGCACTCCGACCTGCACCCGACCAACACCGCGCTCGCGTCCTGGGGGCTGGGGCTGCTCGACCTCGCCGAGGGGAACGCCGGAGCCGCCCTGGAGCGGCTGCACGCGGTGTGCTCGGGCCCGGCCCGGCACGACGTGCTGATCCGCGCCGTCCCGGACCACGCGGAGGCGGCGGTGCGCGCCGGGCGCCCGGAGCTGGCCCGCACCCGCCTTCCCGCGTTCGAGTCGTGGGCGGCGGCCACGTCGAGCACGGCCCTGATCTCCCGCTGCCGCGCCCTGCTCGCCGCGGGGGACGACGCCGGTGAGCACTACCGCACCGCCCTGGACCTGCACGGCGACCGCGTCTACGACACCGCGCGGACCCGGCTGCTGTACGGGGAGTGGCTGCGCCGGCGGCGGCGCCGCCCCGAGGCCCGGGAGGAGCTGACCGCGGCGCGGGAGGCGTTCGCCCGGCTCGGCGCCGAGTGCTGGGCCGAGCGCGCCCGCGCGGAGCTGGAGGTCCTCGGGGACCGTCCGGCGGCCCGGTCCGGGGACGCCGACCCTCTGAAGCGGCTGACCCCGCAGGAGCTCCAGGTCGTGCGGCTCGCCGCCGCCGGGCTCAGCAACCGGGAGATCGGCGCCCAGCTCTACCTGAGCCCCCGCACGGTCGGGCACCACCTCTACAAGGCGTACCCGAAGATCGGCGTCTCCCGCCGCGTGGAGCTGGCCCGGCTGGTATCGGACACATGA
- a CDS encoding SDR family NAD(P)-dependent oxidoreductase, producing MLLENKTAVVYGGGGSIGGAMARAFAAEGARVFLAGRTPAKLDAVAEEIRTAGGLAETARVDALDEDAVNGWVDSVVETAGSIDVSVNLISQDALFRPMIEMPAADFGRAMEKIARSFLVTTRAAARHMVKQGSGVILHFGGSDATNSIPGIGTVQIGCDMVEAMRRQWACELGPHSVRVLSMRTGGVPESMPDIPDMEPVKQQMVDATLLKRAATLADVGRVAAFLASDHAASLTSTQVNISAGALVD from the coding sequence ATGCTTCTGGAGAACAAGACCGCGGTCGTCTACGGCGGAGGCGGCAGCATCGGCGGCGCCATGGCGCGCGCCTTCGCGGCGGAGGGCGCGCGGGTGTTCCTCGCCGGCCGCACCCCCGCCAAGCTCGACGCCGTCGCGGAGGAGATCCGGACCGCGGGCGGCCTCGCCGAGACGGCCCGCGTGGACGCCCTGGACGAGGACGCCGTGAACGGCTGGGTCGACTCGGTCGTGGAGACGGCCGGCAGCATCGACGTGTCGGTCAACCTCATCTCCCAGGACGCGCTGTTCCGGCCCATGATCGAGATGCCGGCGGCGGACTTCGGCCGGGCCATGGAAAAGATCGCGCGCTCGTTCCTGGTGACCACCCGGGCCGCCGCGCGGCACATGGTCAAGCAGGGCTCGGGCGTGATCCTGCACTTCGGCGGCTCCGACGCCACCAACAGCATCCCCGGCATCGGGACGGTGCAGATCGGGTGCGACATGGTCGAGGCGATGCGCCGCCAGTGGGCGTGCGAGCTCGGGCCGCACTCGGTCCGCGTCCTGTCGATGCGGACCGGCGGCGTCCCCGAGTCCATGCCGGACATCCCGGACATGGAGCCGGTCAAGCAGCAGATGGTGGACGCCACCCTGCTCAAGCGGGCCGCGACGCTCGCCGACGTCGGCCGCGTCGCCGCCTTCCTGGCCTCCGACCACGCCGCCAGCCTGACCTCCACGCAGGTCAACATCTCCGCCGGCGCCCTGGTCGACTGA
- a CDS encoding SRPBCC family protein yields MTGARHRLTGRLTVALPPGEAFPLFTAQGERRWASHWEPSFPAPVADDAEPGTVFRTPDREHGQTTTWIVVDATPGRRIRYARVTPGVSAGTVSVVLERAGGHSDVTVTYELTALSGDGAAHLRRFADGYPAFLEGWQDAIAEALHKDGQGPTA; encoded by the coding sequence ATGACCGGCGCCCGGCACCGGCTCACCGGCCGCCTGACGGTGGCGCTGCCTCCCGGCGAGGCGTTCCCCCTGTTCACGGCGCAGGGCGAGCGGCGGTGGGCGTCGCACTGGGAGCCGTCCTTCCCCGCTCCCGTCGCCGACGACGCCGAGCCCGGGACGGTCTTCCGGACACCCGACCGCGAGCACGGCCAGACCACCACCTGGATCGTCGTGGACGCGACCCCCGGGCGGCGCATCCGCTACGCGCGCGTCACCCCGGGCGTCAGTGCGGGAACGGTCTCCGTCGTCCTGGAGCGGGCCGGCGGCCACAGCGACGTGACCGTCACCTACGAGCTCACCGCACTGTCCGGCGACGGAGCCGCCCACCTGCGCCGTTTCGCCGACGGCTACCCCGCCTTCCTGGAGGGCTGGCAGGACGCCATCGCCGAGGCCCTCCACAAAGACGGCCAGGGCCCGACCGCCTGA
- a CDS encoding NADP-dependent oxidoreductase yields MRAVTYDSYASDNSRLKVGRVPDPKVGPGQVLIEVRAAGVNPVDWKVMTGGLDGMMDAMFPVIPGWDVAGVVRGRGPDTPDFVDGDEVMSYARKDVVGAGTFAQYVAVAADDVARKPASLDWNQAGGLPLVGMTAQRSLDRLEVGQGDVLLIHAASGGVGSLGVQIARDRGARVIGTASEENHEFLRGLGAEPVAYGDGLVERVRELAPDGVTAVADFVGGQLDTTLAVLAEGGRHVSVADNTVDQHGGHWIWVRPSGAKLAELAAMADRGALTVEVAGTYPLEKVGEAFDASRTGHTRGKLVITP; encoded by the coding sequence ATGCGCGCCGTCACCTATGACTCCTATGCCAGCGACAACTCCCGGCTGAAGGTCGGAAGGGTCCCGGATCCGAAGGTCGGCCCGGGACAGGTCCTGATCGAGGTCCGCGCGGCGGGGGTCAACCCCGTCGACTGGAAGGTCATGACGGGTGGCCTGGACGGGATGATGGACGCGATGTTCCCCGTAATCCCCGGCTGGGACGTCGCCGGGGTGGTGCGGGGGAGAGGCCCCGACACCCCGGATTTCGTGGACGGCGACGAGGTCATGTCCTACGCGCGCAAGGACGTCGTCGGCGCCGGGACGTTCGCCCAGTACGTCGCGGTCGCGGCGGACGACGTGGCGCGCAAGCCCGCGTCGCTCGACTGGAACCAGGCCGGCGGGCTGCCGCTCGTCGGAATGACCGCGCAGCGTTCCCTGGACCGGCTCGAGGTCGGGCAGGGCGACGTCCTGCTCATCCACGCGGCGTCCGGCGGCGTGGGGAGCCTGGGGGTCCAGATCGCCCGGGACCGCGGCGCCCGCGTGATCGGCACGGCCTCCGAGGAGAACCACGAGTTCCTGCGCGGCCTCGGCGCCGAGCCCGTCGCCTACGGGGACGGCCTGGTCGAGCGCGTCCGCGAGCTGGCGCCCGACGGGGTGACCGCCGTCGCCGACTTCGTGGGCGGCCAGCTCGACACCACCCTCGCCGTCCTGGCCGAGGGCGGGCGGCACGTGTCGGTCGCCGACAACACCGTCGACCAGCACGGCGGCCACTGGATCTGGGTCCGCCCGAGCGGCGCGAAGCTGGCGGAGCTCGCGGCCATGGCGGACCGCGGCGCGCTCACGGTGGAGGTCGCCGGGACGTACCCGCTGGAGAAGGTGGGCGAGGCCTTCGACGCCAGCCGCACCGGGCACACGCGCGGCAAGCTCGTCATCACCCCCTAG
- a CDS encoding VOC family protein, with the protein MNITHVRLLTVPVSDQDAAKDFYAAKLGFEVVVDRSMGPMRWLQMAPKGAETNIVLADRVPGAAPGSVHGLMLETTDLDADCERLRGAGVRVEGPQDLPWGRQATLTDPDGNGIVLAAR; encoded by the coding sequence ATGAACATCACACATGTGCGGCTGCTCACCGTGCCGGTCTCCGACCAGGACGCGGCCAAGGACTTCTACGCGGCCAAGCTCGGCTTCGAGGTCGTGGTGGACCGCTCCATGGGCCCGATGCGCTGGCTCCAGATGGCGCCCAAGGGCGCGGAGACGAACATCGTCCTCGCGGACCGCGTGCCCGGCGCGGCGCCCGGCAGCGTGCACGGGCTGATGCTGGAGACGACCGACCTCGACGCGGACTGCGAGCGCCTGCGCGGCGCCGGGGTGCGGGTCGAGGGCCCGCAGGACCTCCCCTGGGGACGGCAGGCCACGCTGACCGACCCCGACGGCAACGGCATCGTGCTGGCCGCGCGGTGA
- a CDS encoding ArsR/SmtB family transcription factor, which translates to MTADVFAALASPVRRELTALLLDGPRPVNDLAAHFAMSRPSVSEHLKVLRDAGLVSERRDGRRRLYSLEPAPLRELSQWLTPYERFWREKLSNLRDLLDEEDL; encoded by the coding sequence GTGACGGCGGACGTCTTCGCGGCCCTCGCCAGCCCCGTCCGGCGGGAGCTCACCGCCCTCCTGCTGGACGGGCCGCGCCCTGTCAACGACCTCGCGGCGCACTTCGCGATGAGCCGCCCGAGCGTCTCCGAGCACCTCAAGGTGCTGCGCGACGCCGGGCTGGTCAGCGAGCGGCGCGACGGCCGGCGGCGCCTCTACAGCCTGGAGCCCGCGCCCCTGCGGGAACTCTCGCAGTGGCTCACCCCGTACGAGCGGTTCTGGCGGGAGAAGCTCTCCAACCTGCGCGACCTGCTCGACGAGGAGGACCTGTGA
- a CDS encoding ATP-binding cassette domain-containing protein, protein MTPVVEASGLVKRFGDVRALDGLDLVAEPGRVVALLGPNGAGKTTFVRAVATLVRPDGGTLRVDGVDAAREPGRVRRLIGLAGQYAAVEAAMTGRENLEMVARLFGQNRRTARASAAAVLERLSLAEVADRLVRTYSGGTRRRLDLGASLVGAPRLLLLDEPTTGLDPRGRIELWDAIGDLVADGANVLLTTQYLDEADRLADRVVIIDRGRVAAEGTPRELKSRIGGDLVEVHVRDRAALASAARALEPIAPVHADPPSLLVTMPAGNGPDDLLRAVRALADHHVPVEDVTLRRPTLDEVFLTLTTTPDRTPA, encoded by the coding sequence GTGACCCCCGTCGTCGAGGCGTCCGGGCTGGTCAAGCGGTTCGGGGACGTGCGGGCCCTCGACGGGCTCGACCTCGTCGCCGAGCCGGGCCGGGTCGTCGCGCTGCTCGGCCCGAACGGCGCCGGCAAGACGACGTTCGTCCGCGCGGTTGCGACGCTCGTCCGGCCCGACGGCGGCACCCTGCGCGTGGACGGCGTCGACGCGGCCCGCGAACCGGGCCGGGTGCGGCGGCTCATCGGCCTGGCCGGCCAGTACGCGGCCGTCGAGGCGGCGATGACCGGGCGGGAGAACCTGGAGATGGTCGCGCGGCTGTTCGGCCAGAACCGCCGGACCGCCCGCGCGAGCGCCGCCGCGGTGCTGGAACGGCTGTCCCTGGCCGAGGTGGCCGACCGCCTCGTCCGCACCTACTCGGGCGGGACGCGCCGCCGCCTGGACCTCGGTGCGAGCCTGGTCGGCGCGCCCCGGCTCCTGCTGCTGGACGAGCCCACCACCGGCCTCGACCCGCGCGGCCGCATCGAGCTGTGGGACGCCATCGGCGACCTGGTCGCGGACGGCGCGAACGTCCTGCTCACCACCCAGTACCTGGACGAGGCCGACCGCCTCGCCGACCGCGTCGTGATCATCGACCGGGGCCGGGTGGCGGCCGAGGGCACGCCCCGGGAGCTGAAGTCGCGGATCGGCGGCGACCTGGTCGAGGTCCACGTCCGCGACCGCGCCGCGCTGGCGTCCGCCGCCCGCGCCCTGGAGCCGATCGCCCCCGTCCACGCCGACCCGCCGTCCCTCCTGGTGACCATGCCCGCCGGCAACGGGCCCGACGACCTGCTGAGAGCCGTCCGGGCCCTGGCCGACCACCACGTCCCCGTCGAGGACGTCACCCTGCGCCGCCCCACCCTCGACGAGGTCTTCCTGACCCTCACCACCACCCCGGACAGGACCCCCGCATGA